The stretch of DNA TTGGATGAAACCGGACTGGGAGAACTGAAGAAGGACGTGATGAGAAAGGCGGCAGCTGAAAACCGTAAACCAATCGACGCCTGGAATTCATTAAACAGCAAAATTACTCTGGCAAAATCGCTCCGGAAACTTCGTGAACAGGGATTGGATGTAACATACCACGCATGTGATGTGAGTCAGCGTGACTCTGTTGGCAATATGCTGCAGGCTGTTCGGCAAATGCACGGGCCAATTACCGGAGTCATTCACGGTGCCGGTGTCGAAGCGGCTGCTCGTTTTGAACGCAAGCAGGCCGATTCGGTGCGTCTGACAGTGACATCGAAAGTTGACGGGGCTCGCTGGCTGTGGGAACACACTGCGAACGACGACCTGTCGTACTTTGTGTGCTTCGGTTCCACCAGTGGCCGATTCGGTGGACTTGGTCAGACTGATTATTCTATGGCGTCCGATCTGCTGTGTCGTATGGGTTGGCAGTTTGGGATTGAGCGACCTGCCTGCCGAACGGTTGGCTTCCACTGGCCGCCATGGGGTGAAGTGGGCATGGCTGCCCGACCGGAAAGTCGCTTTGCACTGGAATCTGCCGGGTTGAAATTCGTTGAACCGGATGAAGGTGTGTCACATTTACTGGATGAACTGGATATCCGGTCCAGTGAGGGCGAAGTGGCGGTGGTCGATCGAGTCTGGGGGATGTCCGAAGAAGACGAACTTCAGGACACGAAGTTCATTGAACTGGCACACAGCACGAAATCGCGGGTTAGAAACGCGGCATTTGTCGACGCAATCATCCGGCAGTCTGAAAATTCTCTGACGACGGAGGTCGTTTTTGATCCGCTGACCCATCCGATGCTTCGTGATCATAAAGTAGACGGCATTGCCGTGGTTCCCGGGACAGTGATGCTGGAAACATGCCAGCAGGCTGCGGGTTTGCTGGATCGCGAACGTCTGATTATCGGTGTACGAGATTATCAGATTCTCAACGGTGTGCGATGTCGCAGTGGTAAACAGCGACTGGTGGTTCATGTTGTTCGAGAGACCGATGGTGTGATCCGGTGTGAAGTTACGGGTGCATTTACGGACCAGGAGGGTTGCATCGTTGATCCTGCTCGTGTGTATGCATCAGCAACAATTCTGACGGGGGCTGCACCCGTTGCCGGAACTGTTTCCAAAGTACCGCTACCTGAGAAGTGGGAAATATTACAGCAAGCCGCCGGGCCGAATGACTTCAGGTCGAATCATGTCGGTACGGTATACCACGGACCATCACTCGGGCGTCTGCGAGGTATTGCCAACATCGAAGGCAGCAGCGGGTGGTTCCGGGTCGCCGATCCGGACGGGACCTGTACTCCGGAGGGAATGGCTCGACCGGCTGTCCTGGACGCTTTCCTGCAGGGCATCGACATTATCCTGCACAGGTCTCGCGGTACCAGCCAGTTACCAACTGTTATCGGTCAGGCAGATCTGCACACGGATCAGCTGGACCAGGATGAACTGATTGTCCGTGTTGCCATGACACATGAAGCCGACGATACCAGCTACTGGACGATCGACTGCTTTTCACCGGCCGGTATTCCCGTTGTCAGCATGAAGGACGTTGAGTTCCGCAGAATGAAGTCTTCGCCGGCGACCGTACCGGTCGGTGGTGTCCGACCGGTACCTGTCGCACCGCCAGGCACGCCCTCGGTGGAAAAGATCATTCGACCAATGATGCTGCGAGCCGGTATCAATGTTGACGGCAATGCGGCCGCAGTTGCAGTTCCCGTGAATCCGCTGACGGATCGATTTTTATCCGAACACAAACTGCACAACGTACCGCTTTTGCCGGCCGTCATGGCCATCGAAATCATGGCCGAGGCAGGTGAAGTTCTTGCTGAGCCTGGAGAACGAACAATTGCGATCCGTGACATGCAGATCCTGAGCGGAATCAAATGCACGGGGACGAATGTCCGGACACTGGTGGTTCGCTGTCTGCGATCGGGGAATGATGTCACCGTACAGATGTTCAAGTCTCCGGAAGCAGAAAAACCTTCGATGACCGCAACCATCGCACTGGGGATGGAGACGCTGCCGATGGAGTCCGGATTCTCTCAGCCGCATGGCGAATTCATGGATTATCCGTATCCGAAGGATGCGCCGATTCAGCACGGACCCTCGTTCCAGACACTCCGGAAGCTAGCACCGTGGAGATTCCTGGGCACAGCTCATCTGCAGATTGGCGAGTCCTGTCTGGCAGATGACTTCCCGGCAGAAGCACAGTGGGTGATCGATCCAGCGATTCTGGACGGGGCCCTCGTGGGATGTGGATCAGATGCCTGGTTGTATTATGGATTTACTCCGGAATTACCGCATTCCTTCGATGAAATTATCGTGGGAAAAATGATCAGACCCCGCGAAGTCTGTACGGCTGAATTCAAATGCTGCACAACATTTAAGGAAGACACCACAACCTACAACATTGTTATGCAGGATTCGAAGAATCGAACGTTTATGCAGGTGAAAGGATTCTCTCTGAAGCGACTTATGCCGGTGAAACCAGGCTGGTTAACCATGGGAGGGTACTAATTGCCGGTTTCAAACTTTTGCAGGTGAGAATTATCAGTCGCTGAAATCCGGGGATGACCGAACTCTGTTCGGACCGGCTGAAGGTCTGGAAATTTCCTGCCGTTGTGAATGAGAGTGTCAGTCCTGTCAATTCAATTGCTTTGCTTGTCTATTTTGTTATGTCATTTTCAATGTTCACCAGTCCAGCCGCAGTCGACGCCGTTCAGGTGTGGCTGTCTTACGGGTTTCAGGATGTCGATCATTCTGCGTCCGGTCTGACAGCATCGGAACGGGAACTGGCAGAACGATTGACGTCGAACCCGCGTCGCCGATCATTCGAAATGGGGCGCCGACTCGGTAAGCGGGCAGTACAGGAGTTCACAGAACCGTCTGGTATCGATGCTGAACGGGTTGAAATACTGTCTGAGGACCCGGCTGCCATTACCTCGCGACCGGTAATCTGCGAGGACGGCACTCCCGTGGATTTGAAGATCTCGATCACTCACCTGGATCAGACAGTTGCCGTAGCAGTTGCCGACGGCGAACACGTCATAGGTATTGACCTGGCACGTATTCAACGGCCGTCTTCCGCTTTCAGAGATATCTGGATGAAGACTCATGAGCAGTATCAGGTCTCTCAAAGTGAGGATGTGGCACTCACTGCAACCATGAACTGGTCTGCACGAGAGGCGGCTTTCAAGGCAACGGGTATTGACAGTCACTTTCGTCCTGCACACTGGTCCGTAGCGTTTGAAGGTGATCGAGCGACATGTTTCTACCGTGGACAGCAACAGCCGGTACAACTGAGCTTTTATCGAATTCATCAGGAAATGTTGCTGACTGTGGCCGGTGACGGAACCGATGTCACGTTTCGCACCAGGTAAACCCAAACACAATACAAATTCATTTTATCTAATCGGGAACTCTGACAATGATCGACCTGAACGGCCAGACGGCGCTCGTGACGGGCAGTTCACGTGGAATCGGAAAAGCAACAGCAATCCGACTGGCAGAAGCCGGCGCTGACCTTGTACTGAACTATGCGAAGTCAAGGGCCGCTGCAGAAATGGTTGCGGAATCAATCGCTCAAATGGGGCGGAACGTTCTCGTCGTCAAAGCAGATGTTTCGGCCCGCGACGACGTTGACAGTATGATTGAAGCGGTCGACAGCGAGTTCGGCAAGCTGGACATTATTGTCAGCAATGCGGCTTCCGGCGGGTTTCGTGACCTAATGAAATCCACTGAGACGCAGTTTGATCAGACCATGAGTACCAATGTGAAGCCACTGATTTCACTTGTCCAGGCCGCCCTGCCGCTGTTCAGCAGGAGCGCCGGCTTCTCGCGAGTGATCGGTTTGAGTAGTCACGGTTCACACAGGGCACTGCCCTCCTATGGACTCATCGGCGGATCAAAAGCGGCGCTGGAAAGCGTGGCTCGTCATCTGGCTCTGGAACTGGGTGACCATGATATTCGTGTGAACATTGTTCAGGCGGGCCTGGTAGAAACAGATTCGGCCCGAATGATTCCGGGTGTCGAGGAAATGTTTGCCCACGTGGAGTCCAGAACGTGTGTTGGTTCGCGTCGCCTTCAGCCCGAAGATGTGGCGAACGTGGTCACATATCTTGCCAGCCCGATGAGTAACATGATTCAGGGACAGACGATCATTGTCGATGGCGGCGCGACAGTGTTTGCATAGCCGGTATGAATGACCCGTCAGTGCGATTCCGATGGTGAGGCATGTGTCCGTTACGACTTCGGGATCGAATGAAACAATCATGTTTGACTGACAGATTTCGGCCGTACGAGACCAGGGACCTCAGTTCATGAGTTGTATTCTTTTGACCGGAGCCACGGGGCTGCTTGGTCGCTATATCATTCGCGATCTGGTTCTTCAGGGACATTCACTGGCTGTGCTGGTACGACCGGGCAGAACGCTTTCGGCGATCGAACGCGTTGAAGAAGTGATGAAGCACTGGGAGCCGACTACCGGTCGCCTGCCGACACCCAAAGTCCTTGAAGGGAATATCACGCAGCCGAATTTGGGCCTGTGTGAAGATGATCTTAAATGGGCGAGCGGCAACTGTTCGGCCGTCATACACTGCGCGGCCAGCCTGAAATTTCAGCTCGCGGGTGATGAACCATGGAATTCCAATCTCAACGGGACACGTAACGTTGTCGAATTTTGCGAAGGAATCGGGATACCACAACTGTTTTATATTTCCACAGCATATGTCTGCGGCAAGGTTAATACTGTTGCCTACGAAACACCCGTGCCCGGGGATACGGAACCTCGCAACGTTTACGAAGCAAGCAAGCGGCAGGCCGAACAACTGGTTCTGAGCGCTGATCTGCAGATGCCACCTACGATTTTGAGGCCCAGCATCATTGTCGGGGATTCAAAAACCGGTTACACGAGTACATTCCATGGTCCGTATCTGCCGCTGCGGCTGTCGATGTCGATGCTGGCTCCCGCTGCTGAAGCCACAGGCATTCGCATTGCTCCCGATGCTTTGAAAATTTTCAAGATGATGGGACTGGAAGGTGGAGAACGCAAGAATCTGGTTACTGTCGACTGGGTCAGTCGAGGAATCACTCATGTGATCAACTCAACTGAACTTCACGGTCAAATTTACCACCTGACAACAGACCATCCGATGTCTGTACTGTCGCTGACAAAGACAACTGTAGAGTTTCTGGATGAAATGTACGGCTTTGAGGATACGGATGTCGTAGAGTTTGATGACCAGATGGAACAGTTCTTTACCGCTCAAATGGGGGTCTATCGGGAATACTGGAGGGATGACCCGGACTTCGATGCCACGAACCGAACTCTGGCAATGCCCGATGATCCTCCACCGGTCATCGATGATGCGATGCTGCGAATTATGTTTCAGTACGTCTGGGACTACGATCAGCAGCAACGAGCCGTTCCGGCCGGCTGATTTCTGTCGTCACCACTTGTCGATCGGTCCTGAGGGGACGGGTATGTGTGCATCTGTCAGTACGCCCGTGCGATTGCCGTCCACCGGGCCTTCCTCACGAATCTGTCTCAGTGCATCATCAAATTCCGGACGAGTGCGCACAAACTGAAAGTTTCCTCGCAACCGCTTGCGTACACGCATGCCTTTAAGATACCAGTGAGCCATTTTACGAAACTGCACAATTGCCCGTTGGCTGCCATATCGTTCTTCAAGAAATTCAAATTGACCAACCATCAACTGCAGACGTTCGTCAAATGTTCCCGCCGGTGCATACTGACCAGTACGTTCCCACTCGTCCAGCTGACGAAAAATCCAGGGGTTGGCCAGTGCCGTCCTGCCGATGGAAACGGCATGGCAGCCGGTTTGTTCGATCATCCGGGCTGTGTCGCCAACAGAACGAATATCTCCATTGCCAATCACCGGGATTTTATCGACAGCCTTCACCACCTCCCGAATTCCCGCCAGCGAAACAGAACCACTGAATCCCTGTTCCCGTGTACGCCCGTGAACGGCAACAGCGCAGACGCCGACCTGTTCGAAGGCACGAGCGAAGCTCGGCGCTGTAAGCTGCGTTTCATCCCAGCCCAGTCGCATTTTAACGCTCACCGGAATTCCGACAGATTCCACCACCTGCTGTACAAGTGAGACGGTGCTGTCGATATCACACATCATTCCGGCTCCTGATCCTGTGCCGGCGATGCGGCTGACCGGACAGCCCATATTGATGTCAATGGCATCAACGCCGTGTTCCTCCAGAAACCGGGCTGCGTCCGTCATCGCCTCCGGATCACTGCCGAAAATCTGGACAGCAAACGGTTTGTCACGTGGATGCGATTCGATCATGGCCATCGTGCGTTCGTTCCGGGCAAGTAACGCACGGCAGTTCACCAGGTCGGTTGTCGCCAGCCCAACACCACCTAAAGTCCGCACGATCACACGAAACGGTAATGTTGTAAAACCGGCCAGAGGCGACAGCAGGTACCGTGTCGGCAGGATCAACGATCCGAACCGTACTTCACCGCGAAATTCAGGCCGTGGAATGACCACGTCGGCTGAGGAAGAATGTTCGTCAACCGATTGTCGAAAAGTATTGGGGATGGCACTTTTGATTACCCGTACTCCTGCACGTGGCGTCCGCAAGGACTCCTTGATAACGAACTTACAGGAGCGTTGTCCAGAGCGAAGCCCGGCCAAAGCACGGAGTACTGCATCTCGCATCACTGCCAGTGATCAGTAGAGTGACGTATGCGGATTTTGGTAACGAGTCGGCCAAGTCCGGTTTAAATTTTAAAACGACGCGGAGAAATATCGGCTGGAATGACTCGTCTCGACCATACTGGTGCAGCAGTTACGGATTGTCCAGCCAATCATGCTGCTCGACGTTAACGGACCACACAAACCAGGAGGATGAACGTTCACCGAGAACACAACCATGTCGTGGGACATTACCTGTTTGTATCCCCGGGAACCCGATGACGCTGTTTCACAGACTGTAACAAAGGAGTTAGTTGAGTTCTCTTCGCCGTCCCCTGCAGACGAAACAAGGACCATGCCCGCTCTCCGGAAATTCTCTGACTGCAACCCGGACGCTCTGTGAATAGCGGAATAGCTGCACTCAGCAGGACACGAGCACCCGGCTGATTCGAAATCACAGATCCTTTTGTACTACGCGGATATTCGTCGTTGGTGCTTTTTTCCGTCTAGGGTTGTTCCTGTGCGGCGTTGACTGCCGGAATTTCGGCGTCCTGACCTCTACAGCGCAGCATGGCATAACGCAGAAAATCAGAGACACTGTCGACGTTCTGATAGAGTCTTATGGTCACATCCCAGATTTTCTGAGCCTGTTCATCTTCACCGTCGGTGGCCAGTTGTTCGGCTTGTTTCATTCGAGTGGCAAACAGGCCACGCAGACGCAGGCGATCACTGTTGAGCAGTTGTGTCCGAGCCTCCTTGCGTCGTTTGGCAAAGATAACATTCCAGATCCTGAACTCATCCATCGTGAGTGCATACGGCGGACTTTCCGTCTCCAGTCGTTCCGGCGTGAATGCGTCCAGCTGCTGAATCACGTTGTCATAACGTTCAATGGCTGCCAGTGGGTTTGGATCGATGTCCTTTTCCAGTTTGTATGCCCTTACGTATTCCCGTTCGAAGGGGTTTTCCAGATCTCCGAATCCGTCAGCCTTCTTCTCCATCTGGTGTTCTTTGATTTCCAGATTGATTTCGTCGATCCAGATGCGGGCATCGGCTGCATATGGTCCGTCAGGAGCGCGCTCAACGATTGCCAAACAATCGCCGCGTGACTCTCTTCTGACGTTCCACTCCGTGGTGTCGGCGTTCATAACCACTTTTACTCTGGCGTGGATGGAAGCGACACTTTCCGGCCACAGCAACCAGGTCGTCACTCCGATGAGTGCGAGCAGACAGGTTGCAAGGAACCATGTTTGCTCATGCACCGGAACGTTTTCCCTCCTTTTCTTTTTCTTTTTGCGAGGATGAACCCTGTCGATGCGCGTGTCAACCTGTGAGGCAGGGACTGTGGCAGTCACGCTGTTTCCTGCAGCGATTTTTTCGCGAATCTCGCCAAGTTCGGTATGGACGGCAAGTGCATCAAACGGGCGGTTGTCAGGATCTTTAGACAGCATTCGATCTACAAGACGGTCCAGCCAGATCGGACAGTCCGGAGCAAATTCTGTCACATTGTGTGGATCGTCATTGATGTGCTGCATGAGCATCTCGGCCGGGTTATCCGATACAAACGGCGTCTCACCAACCAGTACCTCATACAGCAGACACCCAAGTGCATAGAGGTCCGTTTTGCCGCAGATCGGATGTGCCCCGTTGATCTGTTCCGGGGCCATATAAGCGTACGTTCCAACGGTTTTTCCGGCCGCCGTCAGTGCGGTGGCTTCGGTGTCACGTGCAATCCCAAAATCGCCCAGCATCAGGCGGCCTTTGCGTGACAGAAACAGGTTGGCCGGTTTGAGATCCCGATGAATGATACCGGCATTGTGCGCGTGTTCGAGAGCCGAACAGACCTGACGACCCACATGAATCGCCTGTTCCCAGGTGAGTCGTCCCCGCTGTTTAATCATTTCCTGCAGTGACCCGCCATCGATGAACTGCATGGCGTAGTACCGTTGATTATTTTCTGTGCCCCCTCCGTAGTACTTAACAATATTGGGATGACTGAGCCGTTTGAGAATTTTGATTTCTCGTTCGAAACGGCTGAGGAGTTTCGGATCTTCTATCAGGCCTGGTGACAGGATTTTGACAGCAACCTTCTTATTACTTTTCGGGTAGTTCGCCCGATACACCACCCCCATTCCTCCGATACCGATCTGCTCCTCCAGAATAAACGGTCCAATTTGTCGTTTGTCCATGATCAGGGATCACTAAGTGCAGCCTGCCCCGAACGAGGGCGAATCTGAAAAACACGACATGAATCAACAATTGCTGAATCAAATGTCCATACAGTAAATCTGGTATGATTTTGAAAAGTCGAGCCCCCCCGACGGGTATCTGCATCGCACCGAAACTGGTATCTCTTTCATAGTCGATCTCCGGTTTCTTTCTCAGGAATTTCATTCATAGACGGTGATGAACGCTGTGGTAACACAGATTGAGCTGCATCGTCAAAACCATAGTCAGCAGGGGCCACACGGCTCTATGATCAAAATCGCTGTTACCGCGGGCACTGGTGAATTTTAGATTGTTTAGTCACTGTGCAACTCTTCACCCGGCTGATTGGATCCTGAGCAGCCTTCAGGTACTGCACTTGCAGAACCTCAGGGCCATGGTCGGGCGAAAAAAATTCTTCCACCGTTGAATCGGCGTCACAAATGGATGCGAAATGTCATCGGTTACCTCCGGGGAGATAAGCACTATTCCTGCAAACCCTGCAGCAAAGCAATACAAACCCGGCCGCTTCATGCTGTTTCTGCTGCCGAATCACAGAGGTAATGCAAATTGAATGCCGGAACGTGCCATGTTTCCATGTTACTCTCCATGAGTCAGCATTGTCCAATCGGCAGTTCTCTGCTGACTGGCTCCTGCACCGAAGCGACCGTCACGGTATATCAGATCCACGTCTGATACCTGATTGAGGCCCACCCCAGGTGCCCTGACCGAAACGGAATTGCGATTTTACTTTAAACTCGTCACCATCCGACTGCGGCAATGTGACCTGTCTCCGATCTGCTCTGAACTGGGGGCCAGCTATGCTGACCATCAGCGGTAAATCGAACCGAAGTCTTTGTGATGGGATTGAACGTCGAAGATTCCTGCAGGTTGGCGGACTGAGCGTGTTTGGTCTTTCGCTGACTGACCTGTTACGGGCAGAACAGCATGTTTCGGATGGCCAACCAAAGCGATCTGTCATTCTGATCTGGATGCACGGCGGTCCTTCTCAGCTTGATACTTTTGATATGAAGCCGCTGGCCCCGGCGGAGGTGCGAGGTCCCTGGAAACCTGTTGCGTCCGCTTTGCCCGGGCTTGATGTGTGCGAGCTGATGCCGGAACACGCCAAAGTGATGCAGCACTGCACTGTCATACGAAGTCTTTCGCACGGAAACGGAGAGCATTGGGCGGCCGCACACTGGATGCTTACCGGACGACGTGGTTCTACCAGTACTGACCGCAAACCGCGTCAACCTTCAATGGGTGCCGTCATTTCTCACCTGCTGGGTCCGACTCAGTCAGGGTCGTTGCCGGCAGTCAACATGAACGACGGAGGATTCGGTTTTCACGGTGGTGCATGGCTGGGAGTCGATGCAAATCCTTTCCGCTGCGGGGAATTCAGTTACGGCAATGAGGCCGGCAGACTACCGGCCGGCGACCACAAAAGCTTTTCACTTGTTGACGGGCTCAGTAATCAGCGACTGATCAATCGCGTACAGCTCCAGCGACAGTTTGATGTTCTGAGACGTCGAGTGGATTGTCATACTGATTTTGATGCCGTTGATTCTGTCGGTCAGCAGGCTCTGGATATCGTGCTTTCCGGTCGTGTTCGCCAGGCCTTTGATCTGGCCGGTGAAGACCCCGGGCTCAAGGAACGTTACGGTCCTGGCTGGGGGGAACAGGCACTGCTGTCCCGAAGGCTTGTGGAAGCCGGTGTCCGTTTTGTCTCACTGAACACCGGTTATTTCGATGATCACAGCAACATAGAAAATGCACTCAATGATAAGTTGCCCCGACATGACAAATGCGTAGGGGTTCTGATCCAGGACCTTGCAGACCGCGGGATGCTTGAGGATACGCTGGTGGTAACGGCCGGTGAGTTCGGGCATACACCGCGGATCAACAAAAAAGCGGGTCGTGATCACTGGCCTCTGGCTCAGAGTATTCTGTTTGCGGGAGGTGGCTATCGCCATGGTCAGGTCATTGGGACTACCAACGACAAGGCAGAGCATCCCACGTCACGGAAGATCGGCGTTGAAGACTTTTGCGCTACAGTCTATCACGCCGTCGGTCTGAGAGCTGATGATACGATGAATGATCTGTCCGGGCGACCCGTTCATCTGGTTCCGGGGGGAGAGGTGCCCCGCGAGATGCTGCCGGCCGGAGTGTCGTGAAAGTATCGTGAAACAGATCCCGGTTCCCACCATTATGCCACCGATCTACAATCATCAGTCGCCGTTTTCTGCAGATTGTTACCGCGACTCACCGGACAGGATGTGATGGCCCCGCAACTGACAACGTCACGTGCTTCGCGCAATCGTCGGCTGGTTGCGACTTCGATCTGGCTTTGCCTGGTTCTGACGGCGATGCTTTTGTGGAACAGCCGGACTCAGAACACGGACATTATTGACCCGTCTGAACCGATTGCATTCCTGCTGGCCGCGTTTACCTCTTTTGTCAGCCTGTTTGCCTGGATGCTGTTCAATCCTGCTCGTGGTGTATCTGCCGAAACGACTACACTCATGGCTGCGGGGGCGGCCACGCTGTTTCCTCCGTGTATTATTGCCTTCTGTGCAATGCCACTTGGGTCTCCACTGAGCTGGTGGCTGACGGCCGGGTTGTTTGTACTGCTGGTCATTGCCGTAATGAGTCCGGTACCCGAAGAATTCTTTGGTATACCGCGAGATCGGCACAGTTATTTCCGGCAGGCCAGCATGGCCGGGTTGGGTGACCAGTCTCTACTGGAACTGAATTCGGACTGGTTGCGGTCCACAGACCTGACAATTGTGGTTCCGGAGTCGGATCGACCGTCTCTGGCTCCCAGTAGGTGGCGCGATCAGGAACAACTTCTTCCACGAAGTAAACGAAAACGCAGATTCGAATCCGCAGCGGTGCCCGACGAACCTGCTGTTGAACCTCAGCCGGCAACGAAGAAGGTTTCAGTTCCAGATCAATTGACCGGGCAACAGTCAACCGTTCAACACGATGTCTCTCGAACTAACCGGATTCCACCTGTTCCGTATGACGGGCCAGGCACGTCCGGCGTGACGCGTCAGAGTATTCCGCCGACAGTTTCGTTTAAAACTGAAAAACAGGGCCAGGTCGGTTCTCGTAAAAACAGTAACGATGTTCAGGATACGGATGCGCTGAGCCGGACCACCTTCGAGCGGGTTACCGACGAGTTCGGCGGGGAATTAATCGAAGGAGTTGTTGCCATTCGATTTGACCCGGGACAAAAACGAGCCAACGTTCATGTGCCGTTTTCGCCACCCCTTTCCGGCGTTCCCGAAGTTGAGTGCGATACTGTCATTGATGAGTCGGTCCGTGTCAAAGTTCCGGAACGGAGAGCCTGGGGGCTTCGTATTGAAGGTCGTCGTACAGACACCAGCGCAGCTCAGGAGTCCGATATTTCGTTTTCAGCCGTTTACGTTCCGTCTCCGTGAACGCACGCTTGCGTCCGAATCCGCAAACTGTACAGACGAATCCAGCTGTTCCAGTCGTACGCGTTTCAGTTGCCGTTCATCGGCTTCCAGAACTGTAAGCCGTAAATTGCGCCACTGGTAAGTTTCACCCTGCCCCGGAATTCGCCCAAAACGAGACAACAGAAACCCGTTGAGTGTGTCAAAGTCAGTACCTTCGGGCAGTCCCAGCAGAAAATGTTCATTAAGGTCATCAATATGAACTCGCGCATCGGCTTCGATCACACCATCCTTCTGATGCATGAGCGTTGGTTCGTCGCGGTCAAATT from Fuerstiella sp. encodes:
- a CDS encoding 4'-phosphopantetheinyl transferase superfamily protein; this encodes MTELCSDRLKVWKFPAVVNESVSPVNSIALLVYFVMSFSMFTSPAAVDAVQVWLSYGFQDVDHSASGLTASERELAERLTSNPRRRSFEMGRRLGKRAVQEFTEPSGIDAERVEILSEDPAAITSRPVICEDGTPVDLKISITHLDQTVAVAVADGEHVIGIDLARIQRPSSAFRDIWMKTHEQYQVSQSEDVALTATMNWSAREAAFKATGIDSHFRPAHWSVAFEGDRATCFYRGQQQPVQLSFYRIHQEMLLTVAGDGTDVTFRTR
- a CDS encoding SDR family oxidoreductase — its product is MIDLNGQTALVTGSSRGIGKATAIRLAEAGADLVLNYAKSRAAAEMVAESIAQMGRNVLVVKADVSARDDVDSMIEAVDSEFGKLDIIVSNAASGGFRDLMKSTETQFDQTMSTNVKPLISLVQAALPLFSRSAGFSRVIGLSSHGSHRALPSYGLIGGSKAALESVARHLALELGDHDIRVNIVQAGLVETDSARMIPGVEEMFAHVESRTCVGSRRLQPEDVANVVTYLASPMSNMIQGQTIIVDGGATVFA
- a CDS encoding SDR family oxidoreductase — translated: MSCILLTGATGLLGRYIIRDLVLQGHSLAVLVRPGRTLSAIERVEEVMKHWEPTTGRLPTPKVLEGNITQPNLGLCEDDLKWASGNCSAVIHCAASLKFQLAGDEPWNSNLNGTRNVVEFCEGIGIPQLFYISTAYVCGKVNTVAYETPVPGDTEPRNVYEASKRQAEQLVLSADLQMPPTILRPSIIVGDSKTGYTSTFHGPYLPLRLSMSMLAPAAEATGIRIAPDALKIFKMMGLEGGERKNLVTVDWVSRGITHVINSTELHGQIYHLTTDHPMSVLSLTKTTVEFLDEMYGFEDTDVVEFDDQMEQFFTAQMGVYREYWRDDPDFDATNRTLAMPDDPPPVIDDAMLRIMFQYVWDYDQQQRAVPAG
- the dusB gene encoding tRNA dihydrouridine synthase DusB, with product MRTPRAGVRVIKSAIPNTFRQSVDEHSSSADVVIPRPEFRGEVRFGSLILPTRYLLSPLAGFTTLPFRVIVRTLGGVGLATTDLVNCRALLARNERTMAMIESHPRDKPFAVQIFGSDPEAMTDAARFLEEHGVDAIDINMGCPVSRIAGTGSGAGMMCDIDSTVSLVQQVVESVGIPVSVKMRLGWDETQLTAPSFARAFEQVGVCAVAVHGRTREQGFSGSVSLAGIREVVKAVDKIPVIGNGDIRSVGDTARMIEQTGCHAVSIGRTALANPWIFRQLDEWERTGQYAPAGTFDERLQLMVGQFEFLEERYGSQRAIVQFRKMAHWYLKGMRVRKRLRGNFQFVRTRPEFDDALRQIREEGPVDGNRTGVLTDAHIPVPSGPIDKW
- a CDS encoding serine/threonine protein kinase, with the protein product MDKRQIGPFILEEQIGIGGMGVVYRANYPKSNKKVAVKILSPGLIEDPKLLSRFEREIKILKRLSHPNIVKYYGGGTENNQRYYAMQFIDGGSLQEMIKQRGRLTWEQAIHVGRQVCSALEHAHNAGIIHRDLKPANLFLSRKGRLMLGDFGIARDTEATALTAAGKTVGTYAYMAPEQINGAHPICGKTDLYALGCLLYEVLVGETPFVSDNPAEMLMQHINDDPHNVTEFAPDCPIWLDRLVDRMLSKDPDNRPFDALAVHTELGEIREKIAAGNSVTATVPASQVDTRIDRVHPRKKKKKRRENVPVHEQTWFLATCLLALIGVTTWLLWPESVASIHARVKVVMNADTTEWNVRRESRGDCLAIVERAPDGPYAADARIWIDEINLEIKEHQMEKKADGFGDLENPFEREYVRAYKLEKDIDPNPLAAIERYDNVIQQLDAFTPERLETESPPYALTMDEFRIWNVIFAKRRKEARTQLLNSDRLRLRGLFATRMKQAEQLATDGEDEQAQKIWDVTIRLYQNVDSVSDFLRYAMLRCRGQDAEIPAVNAAQEQP
- a CDS encoding DUF1501 domain-containing protein, with product MLTISGKSNRSLCDGIERRRFLQVGGLSVFGLSLTDLLRAEQHVSDGQPKRSVILIWMHGGPSQLDTFDMKPLAPAEVRGPWKPVASALPGLDVCELMPEHAKVMQHCTVIRSLSHGNGEHWAAAHWMLTGRRGSTSTDRKPRQPSMGAVISHLLGPTQSGSLPAVNMNDGGFGFHGGAWLGVDANPFRCGEFSYGNEAGRLPAGDHKSFSLVDGLSNQRLINRVQLQRQFDVLRRRVDCHTDFDAVDSVGQQALDIVLSGRVRQAFDLAGEDPGLKERYGPGWGEQALLSRRLVEAGVRFVSLNTGYFDDHSNIENALNDKLPRHDKCVGVLIQDLADRGMLEDTLVVTAGEFGHTPRINKKAGRDHWPLAQSILFAGGGYRHGQVIGTTNDKAEHPTSRKIGVEDFCATVYHAVGLRADDTMNDLSGRPVHLVPGGEVPREMLPAGVS